One part of the Oceanihabitans sp. IOP_32 genome encodes these proteins:
- a CDS encoding YtxH domain-containing protein, with protein MENNKGNLFVSFLAGAAIGSGLGILFAPNKGSETRNKIKHTVTDTTQEISDRLKQAKDELTRSANEKKEDFDKKLDETISSMSYKAEDIITSLEAKLEDLKKKNAQFQK; from the coding sequence ATGGAAAACAATAAAGGAAATTTATTTGTATCATTTTTAGCAGGCGCAGCCATTGGATCTGGACTAGGTATTTTATTTGCGCCAAACAAAGGGAGTGAAACTAGAAATAAAATAAAACATACGGTAACAGATACTACACAGGAAATTTCTGATAGATTAAAACAAGCTAAAGACGAACTTACCAGATCTGCAAACGAAAAAAAAGAGGATTTTGATAAAAAACTAGATGAGACCATTTCTAGCATGAGCTATAAAGCAGAAGATATTATTACCTCTCTGGAAGCTAAGCTAGAAGATCTCAAAAAGAAAAATGCGCAATTTCAAAAATAG
- a CDS encoding DUF2141 domain-containing protein, whose protein sequence is MYILLLYFTLLTGFISNKNPQLTIKIENIEVLEGDIRIGMFNASEKFLKQGLSFKNYIIAVENTTETIIIDDLPEGDYAFILYHGMSSFVGTFLSE, encoded by the coding sequence ATGTACATCTTACTCTTATATTTTACGCTTTTAACGGGTTTTATTTCAAACAAAAATCCGCAATTAACTATTAAAATTGAAAACATCGAGGTGCTTGAAGGCGATATTAGAATTGGTATGTTTAATGCAAGCGAAAAGTTTTTAAAACAAGGTTTATCCTTTAAAAATTATATAATAGCTGTAGAAAACACTACCGAAACCATAATTATTGACGATTTACCAGAAGGAGATTACGCATTTATACTGTACCATGGAATGTCTAGTTTTGTTGGTACGTTTTTAAGTGAATAA
- a CDS encoding dodecin family protein — protein sequence MSVLKVIEVLGNSPVSFDDAVKNVVKEASKTVKNIKSVYVKDMQAKVEDNKVTQFRVTTKVCFLIED from the coding sequence ATGTCAGTATTAAAAGTAATAGAAGTACTAGGAAATTCTCCCGTAAGTTTTGATGATGCGGTTAAAAATGTGGTAAAAGAAGCCTCTAAAACCGTAAAAAACATCAAATCTGTGTATGTGAAAGATATGCAGGCAAAAGTTGAAGACAATAAGGTTACCCAGTTTAGGGTAACAACCAAAGTTTGTTTTCTAATTGAGGATTAG
- a CDS encoding flagellar motor protein MotB, whose protein sequence is MKNLKLITLLLFVVLLSSCVSQKKYTELQNKSESYETELKACNNERLILESNLANEKNKTKNLSQQMEYFKSTNTNLLERLSDLSVVSKSGAESIKKSLEALNEQNKYIKDLTSSMQRKDSINLALVMNLKRSLDNFDDEDIAIEVKKGVVYVSISDKMLFRSGSYRISTRAEEVLGKIAQIINDHKDLDILVEGHTDTVPISTECMADNWDLSAKRATSVVRLMQTKFAVDPSRMTAGGRSEYVPKTTNETAQGRAINRRTEIVILPKLDQFFELLEPPTTTK, encoded by the coding sequence ATGAAAAACTTAAAATTAATAACCTTACTACTATTTGTAGTTTTGTTATCATCCTGTGTAAGTCAGAAAAAATACACCGAACTTCAAAATAAATCTGAATCGTACGAAACCGAGCTAAAAGCTTGTAATAACGAACGTTTGATACTAGAATCTAATTTGGCAAACGAAAAAAATAAAACCAAAAACCTGAGCCAACAGATGGAATACTTTAAGAGTACTAATACCAATTTATTAGAGCGCTTATCTGATCTTTCTGTGGTTAGTAAATCTGGTGCAGAAAGTATTAAAAAATCTTTAGAAGCATTAAACGAACAAAACAAATACATAAAAGATTTAACCAGCTCAATGCAAAGAAAAGATTCTATTAACCTAGCTTTGGTTATGAACTTAAAACGGTCTTTAGATAATTTTGATGATGAAGACATTGCTATTGAAGTTAAAAAAGGTGTGGTTTATGTTTCTATTTCAGATAAAATGCTTTTTAGATCTGGAAGTTATAGAATAAGTACACGAGCTGAAGAGGTATTAGGAAAAATAGCTCAAATAATTAACGACCACAAAGACCTAGATATTCTTGTGGAAGGGCATACCGATACCGTTCCTATTTCTACAGAATGTATGGCAGACAATTGGGATTTAAGTGCAAAAAGGGCGACATCAGTTGTGCGATTAATGCAAACAAAATTTGCTGTAGACCCAAGCAGAATGACTGCTGGAGGACGATCAGAATATGTCCCAAAAACAACCAACGAAACTGCTCAAGGACGTGCCATAAACCGTAGAACCGAGATTGTCATTCTTCCTAAATTAGATCAGTTTTTTGAGCTATTGGAGCCACCAACCACAACCAAATAA
- a CDS encoding response regulator: MKKVLIIEDNDDVRENTADILELANYAVNTAQNGKAGVEKAIELLPDVIICDIMMPELDGYEVLQELNKHSKTASIPFIFLTAKTDKSDVRKGMNLGADDYLTKPFTENELLDALNSRLKKHDFLKREYSQTIEGVSQFIEAASNYLNIDHLSKKYVPQKFKKKTILFREGNTANALYYIQSGTVKTYKTTEKGKEFITGLFSAGHFVGQLSLLSDYGSYIESAATLDDVELYEIPKSDFTSLIQTNKDVANKFVSLISNTLVDVQKHMVNVAYASVRQRAAKALLDIHNKRILLNNEAVGISITREDFACLIGTATETAIRMLTEFKEEGLISIGSARKIIIEDIETLENLALFG, encoded by the coding sequence ATGAAAAAAGTACTGATAATTGAAGACAATGATGATGTTCGCGAAAACACTGCCGATATTCTTGAGCTTGCAAATTATGCCGTAAATACTGCTCAAAATGGTAAAGCTGGTGTAGAAAAGGCTATAGAACTGCTTCCTGATGTGATTATTTGCGATATTATGATGCCAGAACTCGATGGTTATGAAGTTTTACAAGAATTAAATAAACATTCGAAAACCGCTAGCATTCCTTTTATTTTTTTAACGGCAAAAACAGACAAATCGGACGTGCGAAAAGGGATGAATTTGGGAGCAGACGATTATTTAACCAAACCCTTTACAGAAAACGAATTGTTAGACGCTTTAAACAGCCGTTTAAAAAAACATGATTTTTTAAAAAGAGAATATTCTCAAACCATAGAGGGGGTTTCTCAGTTTATTGAAGCGGCCTCTAATTATTTAAATATAGACCATTTGTCTAAAAAATATGTGCCACAAAAATTTAAAAAAAAGACGATACTTTTTAGAGAGGGAAATACCGCAAATGCCTTATATTATATACAAAGTGGTACAGTAAAGACTTATAAAACCACAGAAAAAGGGAAAGAATTTATAACCGGCTTGTTTAGTGCAGGCCATTTTGTGGGGCAATTATCATTGTTGTCGGATTACGGAAGTTATATAGAATCTGCGGCAACCCTCGATGATGTCGAACTTTACGAAATACCAAAATCAGATTTTACAAGCCTAATTCAAACCAATAAAGATGTTGCTAACAAGTTTGTGAGTCTCATTTCTAATACTTTGGTAGATGTGCAAAAACACATGGTGAATGTGGCGTATGCTTCAGTTAGGCAGCGTGCTGCAAAAGCGCTGTTGGATATTCATAATAAGCGCATTTTGCTCAATAACGAAGCCGTAGGTATAAGCATAACAAGAGAAGATTTTGCTTGTCTTATTGGTACAGCCACAGAAACTGCTATAAGAATGTTAACCGAATTTAAAGAAGAAGGTTTAATATCTATTGGTAGTGCTAGAAAAATAATAATTGAGGATATAGAGACGCTTGAGAATTTGGCTTTATTCGGATAA
- a CDS encoding AI-2E family transporter, whose amino-acid sequence MTHIKPKIIRQIFVLLLIILTGSLIFIEIRPYLTGVLGALTFYILLRNLMKKLTSNYKWKRSLAAITLLLGSFVIILIPLGGFGLILGNKISDVARNSAKVIHALKDLIENLETKIGVDINAQIDTQAVTTFLSGRLQNVAGSTFNMFIAIGLMYFILYFMLINREKIRQSFTDYIPMSAKNIDDIGREVQSMVKSNAIGIPLVALAQGIVALIGFIIFSIEDPIFWFAITTIGSLIPFVGISIGIVPVFLLTLSQGDTFQAWGILIYGTAIVGATDNLLRLYILKKIDNVHPLITLIGVLVGVPLFGFIGVIFGPLLVSVFIVLLKIYKAEYGN is encoded by the coding sequence ATGACACATATTAAACCTAAAATAATCCGTCAGATTTTTGTGTTATTATTAATAATACTCACGGGCAGTTTAATTTTTATCGAAATAAGACCTTACTTAACTGGGGTTTTAGGCGCGCTTACATTTTATATTTTGCTAAGAAATTTAATGAAAAAGTTGACGTCTAATTACAAATGGAAACGGTCGTTGGCAGCGATAACGCTATTGCTTGGTTCTTTTGTTATTATACTAATTCCGCTGGGTGGTTTTGGATTAATTTTAGGAAACAAAATCTCAGACGTCGCTCGCAATAGTGCCAAGGTTATTCATGCTCTTAAAGACCTTATTGAAAATTTAGAAACCAAAATAGGGGTCGATATTAATGCTCAAATCGACACCCAAGCGGTGACCACTTTTTTATCAGGACGTTTACAAAATGTGGCAGGTAGCACCTTTAATATGTTTATAGCCATAGGTTTAATGTATTTTATATTATACTTTATGCTTATAAACCGTGAAAAAATAAGACAATCTTTCACAGATTATATTCCAATGAGCGCAAAGAATATAGACGATATTGGTAGGGAAGTGCAGTCTATGGTCAAATCTAACGCAATAGGTATTCCGTTAGTTGCCTTAGCTCAAGGGATAGTGGCGCTTATCGGATTTATAATTTTTAGTATCGAAGACCCCATTTTTTGGTTTGCTATTACAACCATTGGCTCATTAATTCCCTTTGTTGGTATATCGATTGGTATTGTACCTGTTTTTTTACTCACTTTATCTCAAGGCGACACTTTTCAAGCTTGGGGTATTTTAATTTACGGCACGGCCATAGTTGGCGCTACCGATAATCTTTTAAGGTTATATATACTTAAAAAGATAGATAATGTACATCCGCTAATTACACTTATTGGGGTGCTTGTTGGTGTTCCCTTATTTGGATTTATTGGCGTAATATTCGGGCCTTTATTAGTTAGTGTTTTTATCGTATTACTTAAAATTTACAAAGCAGAATATGGTAATTAA
- a CDS encoding OsmC family protein produces the protein MKDKKNISVKWTEKLQFIATNDRTDAKIDIGIKGEGQKEEIQGTEPKHVFLQGLAGCSAGAIIFLLQKMRAEAPTGFKMDVSGTLTTEHPMVFETIDITYHFEGNTDVEMIKKVITMSEEKYCGLTYMLAQIAKVNIMITLNGKAIKR, from the coding sequence ATGAAAGACAAAAAAAACATTTCCGTTAAATGGACAGAGAAATTACAGTTTATAGCAACAAACGATAGAACAGATGCTAAAATTGACATTGGAATAAAAGGCGAAGGACAAAAAGAAGAAATCCAAGGTACAGAACCAAAACATGTGTTCCTGCAAGGATTGGCAGGATGTTCAGCAGGAGCAATTATTTTCCTGTTACAAAAAATGAGAGCAGAAGCACCAACTGGTTTTAAAATGGATGTATCAGGAACATTAACAACAGAGCACCCCATGGTTTTTGAAACCATTGATATCACCTATCATTTTGAAGGAAATACAGATGTAGAAATGATTAAGAAAGTAATAACTATGAGTGAAGAAAAATATTGTGGTTTAACCTATATGTTAGCCCAAATAGCTAAAGTAAATATTATGATAACGCTTAATGGTAAAGCTATTAAGAGGTAA
- a CDS encoding DUF2267 domain-containing protein yields MALNFNQYAAEGNTFMKAYAKELRLTGDYDKAGRILSTVLHGLREMITTEESLQLIAQLPMFLKAVYVNGWTIKTKKEKVKNMDDFIELLRSISGTTASADFYSNEIAEDDVFSTFKMLRNYVSSGQMEDVIGQLPKQLKRLFYNYSFK; encoded by the coding sequence ATGGCTCTAAATTTTAATCAATACGCAGCAGAAGGAAATACATTCATGAAAGCCTACGCTAAAGAATTACGTCTTACAGGAGATTACGACAAAGCTGGCAGAATTTTAAGTACCGTTCTTCACGGTTTACGTGAAATGATAACCACGGAAGAGTCTCTACAATTAATCGCACAACTTCCTATGTTTTTAAAAGCTGTTTATGTTAACGGCTGGACCATAAAAACAAAAAAGGAAAAAGTGAAAAACATGGACGATTTTATCGAACTACTAAGATCTATTAGTGGAACCACAGCTTCAGCAGATTTTTACTCTAACGAAATTGCCGAAGACGATGTATTTTCTACATTTAAAATGCTGCGCAATTATGTAAGTAGCGGTCAAATGGAAGACGTAATAGGTCAACTACCAAAACAACTTAAAAGACTTTTTTACAACTATAGTTTTAAATAA
- a CDS encoding PAS domain S-box protein yields MSDKLKNEALFQSLFQLTTEAILVADLNAVILMANPSCENLFNYSPDALTGENLDILLSKKSIAQLKKYLGNPGKTRANNVLDVFGIKKEGTAFSLNARLGTTRLKGENLTIIFLKDVSHKIENLLKTKQIHNKLLENNHKFDALVNNVNGILFRCENNRDYTMHYISKGCLELTGYPFEDFKNKTINFGQLIVEADRNMVWEHIQTAVKQRIPYNFECRIRHKNGDIKYIWKKGAALYNSQNKVIALEGFITDITTYKEQELALKANEAKMKALLEVMPDMMFIQDLQGNYIDYYTDTQDKLFMPPNKFIGMNMSKVLPPDIYQIIKTSHNKVIETGKMQVAQYSVQGEKNIEYYEARVVLMNNHKLLTIVRDITEKKVKDSQLKIKNNALASASNGILIVDAKKPNMPIIYCNAAFEKTTGYKQEEIYGRNCNFLQDDDRDQKAISIMKHAILHGENCNVVLRNYKKDGTLFWNEITITPVLDNQNQLTHFIAVQNDVTNKVKAEDLKDKKQLILELIAQNKPLKTIVKKIINTAETHIKDCFGSISLLNKNTKTLHFLAAPNLPKAFYNYANNMAIGANAGSCGTAAYLKKEVIVANIETHMLWEDYKDMALKNGLKACWAFPIMSSTKAVLGVFSIYSLLARQPSTAEKEMLLDMSYLASIAIENHNNKIELQQSKKQQEIYTLNLEDKVQKRTQEVMATVQELVTVNMDLEDQIRITKKAENEALLRKNIISAVAKNFPKGFIAVVNKKFQLVLAEGEALEQLGLKPHIFKGMTIDDLSIFSEERKSRIMNDIKKTLSKTHLSFEIEYKNRYFSVNTAPLYGDNNQISHALMVYTEVTRQKEIEFTMQKALKKEQELNELKSRFISMASHEFRTPLSAILTSAILIAKQNEPGKEKKREKYVTQIENNVKHLVNVLNDFLSLSKIGEGEVKPTLKRIDLVSFSKLIIKEIKPTLKNGQTISLTTNNKAVTLGSDEKLLRHIIINLLSNASKYSDEKSHIDFIISISENQVIIQITDQGIGIPKEEQQHLFTRFFRAKNAANIEGTGLGLNIVKSYTELLGGTIAFKSSLNKGSTFKIEFPMLKETQ; encoded by the coding sequence ATGAGTGATAAACTAAAAAATGAAGCCCTTTTTCAAAGTCTGTTTCAATTAACTACAGAAGCAATTTTAGTGGCAGATCTTAACGCTGTTATTTTAATGGCTAACCCTTCTTGTGAAAATTTGTTTAATTATAGTCCAGATGCATTAACAGGCGAAAATTTAGACATTCTTTTATCTAAAAAATCTATAGCACAACTTAAAAAGTATTTGGGTAATCCTGGAAAAACACGGGCTAATAATGTTCTCGATGTATTCGGAATTAAAAAAGAGGGAACAGCATTTAGCTTAAATGCTAGGTTGGGCACTACAAGACTTAAGGGTGAAAATTTAACAATAATTTTTTTAAAAGATGTAAGCCATAAAATTGAGAACCTTCTAAAAACGAAGCAAATTCATAATAAGTTATTAGAGAATAATCATAAATTCGACGCTTTAGTTAATAATGTAAATGGCATTTTGTTTCGTTGTGAAAACAATCGAGATTACACCATGCACTATATCAGCAAAGGCTGCTTAGAACTTACAGGATATCCCTTCGAAGATTTTAAAAACAAAACCATAAATTTTGGTCAGCTCATTGTAGAAGCAGATCGCAATATGGTCTGGGAACACATTCAAACAGCTGTAAAACAGAGAATACCTTATAATTTTGAGTGCCGTATTCGGCATAAAAATGGCGATATAAAATATATTTGGAAAAAAGGAGCAGCCCTTTATAACAGTCAAAATAAAGTTATCGCTCTAGAAGGTTTTATAACAGATATAACGACATACAAAGAACAAGAATTGGCCTTAAAAGCTAACGAAGCTAAAATGAAAGCCCTGTTAGAAGTTATGCCAGATATGATGTTTATACAAGATCTTCAAGGGAATTATATAGACTATTATACCGACACTCAAGATAAATTATTTATGCCACCCAACAAATTTATAGGTATGAATATGAGTAAAGTACTACCTCCAGATATATATCAAATAATTAAAACCTCTCACAATAAGGTTATAGAAACTGGAAAAATGCAAGTGGCTCAATATAGCGTTCAAGGTGAAAAAAATATAGAATACTATGAGGCTCGTGTGGTGCTTATGAATAACCACAAGCTTTTAACTATTGTTAGAGATATAACAGAAAAAAAAGTAAAGGATTCTCAACTTAAAATAAAAAATAATGCGCTAGCATCTGCAAGTAATGGTATTCTTATTGTCGATGCAAAAAAACCAAATATGCCCATAATTTATTGTAACGCTGCTTTTGAAAAAACAACTGGTTATAAACAGGAAGAAATATACGGTAGAAATTGTAATTTTTTGCAAGACGATGACAGGGACCAAAAAGCCATAAGTATTATGAAGCACGCCATCTTACATGGTGAAAATTGTAACGTGGTGTTACGTAATTACAAAAAAGATGGCACGCTTTTCTGGAACGAAATTACGATTACACCTGTGCTTGATAATCAGAACCAGTTAACGCATTTTATTGCCGTACAAAACGATGTTACTAACAAGGTTAAAGCAGAAGATTTAAAAGATAAAAAACAACTAATCTTAGAGTTAATAGCACAAAACAAACCTTTAAAAACCATTGTTAAAAAAATTATTAATACGGCAGAAACACATATTAAAGATTGTTTTGGCTCTATTTCTTTATTAAATAAGAACACTAAAACATTACACTTTTTGGCCGCACCAAACTTACCAAAAGCATTCTACAATTATGCTAATAATATGGCTATTGGTGCTAATGCAGGCTCATGTGGTACGGCGGCATATTTAAAAAAAGAAGTTATAGTCGCTAATATAGAAACCCATATGCTTTGGGAAGATTATAAAGACATGGCTTTAAAGAATGGCTTAAAAGCCTGTTGGGCATTTCCAATAATGTCTTCCACCAAAGCGGTACTTGGCGTGTTTAGTATTTATAGTCTTTTGGCAAGGCAGCCATCTACAGCTGAAAAAGAAATGCTTCTAGATATGAGCTATCTAGCCAGTATTGCCATAGAAAATCACAATAATAAAATAGAACTACAACAAAGTAAAAAACAACAAGAAATCTATACCCTTAATTTAGAGGATAAAGTACAAAAGCGCACACAAGAAGTAATGGCAACCGTACAAGAATTGGTTACCGTTAATATGGATTTAGAAGACCAAATACGTATTACAAAAAAGGCTGAGAATGAAGCGCTTTTAAGAAAAAATATTATCTCGGCAGTAGCAAAAAATTTCCCTAAAGGCTTTATTGCCGTGGTAAACAAAAAATTTCAACTCGTTTTAGCAGAAGGAGAAGCATTAGAGCAATTAGGCCTAAAACCTCACATTTTTAAAGGAATGACCATCGATGATCTTTCTATTTTCTCTGAAGAACGGAAATCACGAATAATGAACGATATTAAGAAAACACTCTCTAAAACCCATCTCTCTTTTGAAATTGAATACAAAAACAGGTACTTCTCTGTAAATACAGCCCCGTTATATGGTGATAATAATCAAATATCTCATGCCTTAATGGTGTATACCGAGGTTACAAGACAAAAAGAAATTGAGTTTACCATGCAAAAAGCCTTAAAGAAAGAGCAAGAATTAAACGAACTAAAATCGCGATTTATATCTATGGCATCCCATGAGTTTAGAACGCCTTTAAGTGCTATTCTTACCTCTGCAATATTAATAGCTAAGCAAAATGAACCAGGAAAAGAGAAGAAACGAGAAAAGTACGTAACTCAAATAGAAAATAATGTAAAACACCTTGTAAATGTGTTAAACGACTTTCTTTCATTAAGTAAAATTGGAGAAGGAGAGGTTAAGCCAACATTAAAACGTATCGACCTAGTTTCTTTTTCAAAATTAATAATTAAAGAGATTAAACCAACTTTAAAAAACGGACAAACAATAAGTTTAACGACTAATAATAAAGCCGTCACTTTAGGTTCAGATGAAAAACTATTACGGCATATAATTATCAATTTGTTGTCTAATGCCTCAAAATATTCAGATGAAAAAAGCCATATAGATTTTATAATATCTATAAGCGAAAATCAGGTCATTATTCAAATTACAGATCAAGGTATAGGTATTCCGAAAGAGGAACAACAACATTTATTTACACGGTTTTTTCGAGCTAAAAACGCTGCCAATATTGAAGGCACAGGGTTGGGTTTAAATATCGTAAAAAGTTATACCGAATTATTAGGCGGCACAATCGCTTTTAAAAGTAGTTTAAATAAAGGATCAACGTTTAAGATTGAATTCCCGATGCTTAAGGAGACGCAATAA
- a CDS encoding carboxymuconolactone decarboxylase family protein: MKTDINLSEFISSRNEFKKRFSLWEMYRAFMYIPRAVVKLMGNAKSKLVDNDLLKRLQLAVTEVNGCPACSYAHTKMALHQGMSGEEISSFLSGEDHLIKPEEAKAIMFAQHFADARGYPKKYAYDALVKAYGTKEARIMLSSIQIMIAGNMYGIPYSAFQARLKGNPYKDSSLFFELGILITGLILLPMACVHGVLRALVGLSNIRLDESHTDENAGFSVK, translated from the coding sequence ATGAAAACCGACATAAACCTATCAGAATTTATTAGCTCTAGAAACGAATTCAAAAAAAGGTTCAGTTTATGGGAAATGTACCGCGCTTTTATGTACATCCCAAGAGCTGTGGTAAAACTAATGGGTAATGCTAAAAGTAAATTAGTAGATAACGATTTATTAAAGCGTTTGCAATTGGCCGTTACCGAAGTAAATGGCTGTCCAGCCTGTTCGTATGCACATACTAAAATGGCTTTGCACCAAGGAATGAGTGGCGAAGAAATAAGTAGTTTTTTAAGTGGCGAAGATCATTTAATAAAACCAGAAGAAGCTAAGGCAATTATGTTTGCCCAGCATTTTGCAGATGCCAGAGGTTATCCTAAAAAATATGCCTACGATGCGCTTGTAAAAGCATATGGCACAAAAGAAGCACGCATCATGCTCTCTTCCATCCAAATCATGATTGCGGGCAATATGTATGGCATTCCGTATAGTGCCTTTCAGGCAAGGCTTAAAGGGAATCCGTATAAAGATAGTTCACTGTTTTTTGAATTGGGTATACTAATAACAGGTCTTATTTTATTGCCCATGGCATGTGTTCATGGTGTTTTAAGAGCTTTGGTTGGGTTGTCGAATATAAGATTAGATGAAAGCCATACTGATGAGAATGCGGGTTTTAGTGTTAAATAA
- a CDS encoding mechanosensitive ion channel family protein, with protein sequence METMLSKLGVTDFWLQIAITFAVCIFLGLLVKWLVFFVLRTFNKKKPTVLKSQLLKHLETPAKFLLPILFIYSAFSIFDIGVFWRKFIEALIILNISWILVETLKAIEEIVKQKFVASNTHKAKERKAITQMRFLKSVSIAVITTLAMATILWNIPTVKTIGTTILTSAGIIGIIAGIAAQKSIANLITGMQIAFTQPIKIDDEVVIEGEFGTVEDITLTYVVVKTWDWRRLVLPLNYFNDHPFINRSFTSAELIGTVFLYLDYTFPVNALREKYMIMIEKNKLWDKKIAQLLVTNTNASSVEIRVSFSAKNADHVWDLSCQIREQLIAFIQEEFPESLPKLRTRAS encoded by the coding sequence ATGGAAACCATGTTATCTAAATTAGGCGTTACCGATTTTTGGCTACAAATCGCAATAACCTTTGCGGTCTGTATCTTTCTGGGTTTACTTGTTAAATGGCTAGTGTTTTTTGTTTTAAGGACTTTTAATAAAAAAAAACCAACCGTTTTAAAATCTCAATTATTAAAACACTTAGAAACACCAGCTAAATTTCTGTTGCCTATTTTATTTATATACAGCGCTTTTAGCATATTTGATATAGGGGTCTTTTGGCGCAAATTTATTGAAGCTTTAATTATTCTTAATATTTCTTGGATATTGGTTGAAACCTTAAAAGCCATAGAAGAAATTGTAAAACAAAAGTTTGTAGCCAGCAATACGCATAAAGCTAAAGAGCGTAAGGCCATTACCCAAATGCGATTTTTAAAGAGTGTCTCTATAGCGGTTATTACGACCTTAGCTATGGCTACAATTTTATGGAATATCCCAACGGTAAAAACCATTGGTACCACCATACTCACTTCTGCTGGTATAATTGGTATAATTGCCGGTATTGCTGCTCAAAAATCTATTGCAAACCTTATTACTGGAATGCAAATAGCATTTACACAGCCTATAAAAATCGATGACGAAGTTGTTATTGAAGGCGAATTTGGCACTGTAGAAGACATCACCCTTACTTATGTGGTGGTAAAAACTTGGGATTGGCGGCGTTTGGTATTACCCTTAAACTATTTTAACGATCATCCTTTTATTAACAGAAGCTTTACTTCAGCCGAATTAATCGGGACTGTTTTTTTGTACTTAGATTATACATTTCCTGTTAATGCGCTACGAGAAAAATATATGATTATGATTGAAAAAAATAAATTATGGGACAAAAAAATAGCCCAACTTTTAGTGACTAATACCAATGCTAGTAGTGTAGAAATAAGAGTGAGCTTTAGTGCAAAAAATGCCGACCATGTTTGGGATTTAAGCTGCCAAATTAGAGAGCAACTTATAGCATTTATACAAGAGGAATTCCCAGAATCGCTACCAAAATTACGAACCAGAGCGAGTTGA